In one Rhodococcus sp. KBS0724 genomic region, the following are encoded:
- a CDS encoding helix-turn-helix domain-containing protein gives MQRFLAGETRIELAKELGLSSPKAIDVWLRKHRDEGEDGLRSKRRSRTPEPAESETGERSELKQLQAENKRLRATRRSHTWGNCAP, from the coding sequence GTGCAGCGTTTCCTTGCTGGCGAGACGAGGATCGAACTCGCCAAAGAACTCGGTTTGTCCTCGCCGAAGGCGATCGACGTGTGGTTGCGGAAGCATCGCGACGAGGGCGAGGACGGCTTACGTTCTAAACGGAGAAGTCGAACACCGGAACCCGCCGAATCCGAGACCGGTGAGCGCAGTGAGTTGAAGCAACTGCAAGCGGAGAACAAGCGATTGCGGGCGACGCGGAGGTCGCATACCTGGGGAAACTGCGCGCCTTGA
- a CDS encoding DDE-type integrase/transposase/recombinase has translation MYRIAAAAGQNRERRRTATHPPKAIPELLADGPSQVWTWDITKLRGPTKGVWFHLYVLIDIYSRYNPSWIVAAHESAELAAEFIEEAIDRNGIAPHTVHADRGTSMTSGLVSELLSNLGIIRSHSRPRVSNDNPFSEAQFKTLKYLHDFPKSFASLEDARVFLEGFFNEYNHIHRHSGIAWHTPASVHFAGR, from the coding sequence ATGTATCGCATCGCCGCCGCGGCCGGACAAAACCGTGAACGCCGACGAACAGCGACACATCCACCGAAAGCGATCCCCGAGCTCCTCGCCGACGGACCTTCACAGGTCTGGACCTGGGATATCACCAAACTCCGCGGGCCCACCAAGGGCGTGTGGTTTCACCTGTACGTACTCATCGACATCTATTCCCGGTACAACCCGTCGTGGATTGTGGCTGCGCACGAAAGTGCCGAACTGGCAGCCGAATTCATCGAGGAAGCGATCGACCGGAACGGCATCGCCCCACACACCGTCCACGCTGACCGTGGCACCTCGATGACTTCCGGACTGGTGTCCGAACTTCTCAGCAACCTCGGCATCATCCGGTCACATTCACGACCTCGGGTCTCAAACGATAATCCATTTTCGGAAGCTCAGTTCAAGACTCTGAAGTATTTGCACGATTTCCCGAAATCGTTTGCATCACTGGAGGATGCACGAGTATTCCTGGAGGGATTCTTCAACGAGTACAACCACATTCACCGTCATTCGGGAATTGCCTGGCACACTCCGGCGTCGGTGCACTTCGCCGGCCGCTGA
- a CDS encoding IS3 family transposase, translated as MKVRAVVYLKAQHRLDMLLEVSRLAWSTFFYHQTLLSNRDPHAELNAAITAAFRSNHGRYRYRRIHLVLVHAGWQVTNETVLTLIPALGLICRVRQKKKCNSYRTEVGKVAPNVLDRNFSASAPNQKWVNDVTEFCVGNQKLYLSPLMDLFDREDQSPTRSARHRTCS; from the coding sequence GTGAAGGTTCGTGCCGTGGTCTACCTCAAGGCTCAACACCGCCTCGACATGCTGCTCGAAGTTTCCAGGCTTGCCTGGTCAACATTCTTCTATCACCAAACCCTCCTGAGCAATCGCGATCCACATGCCGAACTAAACGCCGCAATCACAGCGGCGTTCAGAAGCAACCACGGCCGCTATAGGTATCGCCGCATCCACCTTGTGCTGGTTCACGCAGGGTGGCAGGTAACGAATGAAACCGTGCTCACACTCATCCCTGCGCTCGGGTTGATCTGTCGCGTGCGGCAGAAGAAGAAGTGCAACTCCTACCGAACCGAGGTCGGCAAGGTCGCACCGAATGTGCTCGATCGCAACTTCTCCGCCAGCGCGCCGAATCAAAAGTGGGTCAACGACGTAACCGAATTCTGTGTCGGTAATCAGAAGCTGTATCTCTCGCCCCTGATGGACCTGTTCGACCGAGAAGATCAATCTCCTACTCGGTCCGCACGTCACCGAACCTGCAGCTGA
- a CDS encoding DUF2510 domain-containing protein — translation MPEQPDHIPAGWYPDPAGGQRYWDGSKWLALPEPDANQASSPRKRPSKKVLIAIAAVVLLAVGGGTTWKLSHDANVRAEQDAAAAAIQLAADEEATRLEAERAAKESKDAGERARRTLAVENIESNVKTMAEEHVTKGIMDGPIISVSCSPVGGGSTDDLTETTTVFDCFAANEDNGDGTMSGYKYHATMNWSSGEFTYGLGKP, via the coding sequence ATGCCTGAACAACCTGATCACATACCTGCGGGGTGGTATCCAGATCCAGCTGGCGGTCAACGGTATTGGGACGGGTCGAAATGGTTGGCCTTGCCGGAACCTGATGCGAACCAGGCGAGTTCTCCACGTAAACGTCCCTCGAAGAAAGTTCTGATCGCCATCGCAGCGGTCGTTCTCCTGGCTGTCGGCGGTGGAACGACCTGGAAACTATCGCATGACGCGAACGTGAGAGCGGAGCAGGATGCTGCAGCTGCAGCGATCCAACTGGCTGCCGACGAAGAAGCCACGCGGCTTGAAGCCGAGCGGGCAGCGAAGGAAAGCAAGGACGCCGGCGAGCGCGCGCGGCGCACATTAGCGGTGGAAAATATCGAGAGCAATGTCAAGACGATGGCCGAAGAGCACGTTACGAAAGGGATCATGGACGGCCCGATTATTTCGGTGTCGTGTTCCCCGGTAGGGGGCGGTTCCACGGATGATCTGACTGAAACCACGACGGTGTTCGACTGCTTTGCAGCCAACGAAGACAACGGTGACGGCACCATGAGCGGGTACAAGTACCACGCGACAATGAACTGGAGTTCGGGAGAGTTCACCTACGGTCTCGGTAAACCCTGA
- a CDS encoding transposase has translation MTSPNPTTTPDPPVDPAPKPTRRTFTTEYRNNILDEYNSAPHGEKSAVLRREGLYQSQLREWAQARTTAAGKSRPKAATNPDNDAATRKEMARLTRENARLAKQLTQTEAALEIMGKLHVLLESISESTDTPPLPKTP, from the coding sequence ATGACCAGCCCAAACCCCACGACAACACCAGATCCGCCAGTAGATCCCGCACCGAAACCGACCCGCCGAACATTCACCACCGAATACCGCAACAACATCCTCGACGAATACAACAGCGCCCCACACGGCGAAAAATCCGCAGTCCTACGCCGCGAAGGTTTGTACCAATCCCAACTCCGAGAATGGGCGCAAGCCAGAACTACAGCCGCCGGGAAGTCTCGACCGAAAGCTGCGACCAATCCCGACAACGACGCCGCGACACGTAAGGAAATGGCCCGCCTGACGCGCGAAAATGCCCGTCTGGCAAAGCAATTGACGCAGACGGAGGCCGCGCTCGAGATCATGGGAAAACTTCACGTGCTCTTGGAATCCATCTCCGAGAGCACGGACACACCGCCCTTACCGAAGACGCCCTGA
- a CDS encoding alpha/beta hydrolase: protein MKIVFLHGIGDGDPKSSWLDGLDRGLEQAGFGAVNRDTVIAPHYSSFLKTAGNGEKLPPVTYKPHDDSASRRSFERRQAKVQRKVGLEGGVRTFGFNIIPGQVLAPLQEAAIGALPLFELRQVRKYVREEPVRGAILRHILDHLPTSGEIILIGHSLGSVIAIDLLDHLPENVHVRRFITIGSPANVQAVHDGSERLLKKFPYGRVDDWSNFLDVRDVVTGGRGLATTFPGAQDFVIDNGASHASGAYLGHRALAMLVADVLYPSKEVAIRTSDIAVRLNDNQASMLLMLHYAHAVRRNVKDNELAERYGHALDIVQDNIVAQIEQAASAAGQPVAVELQQLASGHLPMIPHRWEIHEVVGELVVLALTNIIDPYELEIGNAPRDALADIAVELGFVRQLGKTVSTALEDVQKCLDSRGGVPWGRVITAAVGLALVAAGPVGLAMAAPATAFGAAAITGGLAAFGPGGMVGGLAMLGGLASTGAAVAATAAAGGGAPDQPITDSTTLILRVSTEHAHKMLGLPYDESLWYQLADVETKLSARINRLTAFSDPKSGQLSQLQAAKSTITKLMAFMLDRGLAPRAIESATAEKALVDKELSSTDKELIDFSALT, encoded by the coding sequence GTGAAGATTGTTTTTCTGCACGGAATCGGTGACGGCGATCCGAAATCGAGTTGGCTCGACGGTCTCGACCGTGGTCTCGAACAGGCAGGTTTCGGCGCGGTCAATCGGGATACGGTCATCGCACCTCACTACAGCTCGTTCCTCAAAACAGCTGGCAATGGTGAGAAGTTGCCGCCGGTGACGTACAAGCCACACGACGACTCGGCCAGTCGCCGCAGCTTCGAGCGGCGTCAGGCGAAAGTCCAGCGGAAGGTGGGTCTCGAAGGTGGGGTTCGCACCTTCGGTTTCAACATTATTCCCGGGCAGGTTCTCGCTCCACTTCAGGAGGCCGCGATTGGAGCGCTACCACTCTTCGAGCTGCGGCAAGTGCGCAAGTACGTTCGGGAGGAACCCGTCAGGGGAGCGATCCTGCGGCACATTCTCGATCATCTGCCCACCTCCGGCGAGATCATCCTCATCGGCCACAGCCTGGGCAGCGTCATCGCGATCGACCTACTCGACCACCTTCCTGAAAATGTCCATGTCCGCAGGTTCATCACCATCGGTAGCCCGGCGAACGTGCAGGCCGTGCACGATGGCAGTGAGCGACTTCTCAAGAAGTTTCCGTATGGCCGGGTCGACGACTGGTCGAACTTCCTCGATGTCCGTGACGTTGTCACCGGCGGCAGGGGGCTGGCGACCACCTTCCCCGGCGCCCAGGATTTTGTCATCGACAATGGGGCATCCCATGCCTCCGGGGCGTATCTCGGGCATCGCGCCCTCGCCATGCTAGTCGCAGACGTCCTGTATCCCTCGAAGGAAGTAGCAATCCGCACATCGGATATCGCGGTTCGTCTCAATGACAACCAGGCCTCGATGTTGTTGATGCTGCACTACGCACACGCGGTCCGCCGCAACGTCAAAGACAACGAGCTGGCCGAACGCTACGGGCATGCCCTCGACATCGTCCAGGACAACATCGTCGCTCAAATAGAGCAGGCCGCGTCAGCGGCCGGACAACCCGTCGCCGTCGAACTACAGCAACTGGCCAGCGGTCACCTCCCGATGATCCCGCATCGATGGGAGATACACGAAGTGGTCGGCGAGTTGGTAGTGCTCGCGCTGACCAACATCATCGATCCATATGAACTCGAAATCGGCAACGCCCCCCGCGACGCACTCGCCGACATCGCCGTCGAACTCGGATTCGTTCGTCAGCTCGGAAAGACAGTGAGCACCGCCCTCGAAGACGTCCAGAAATGCCTGGACAGCCGCGGCGGCGTCCCCTGGGGCCGGGTGATCACAGCCGCAGTCGGCCTCGCCTTGGTGGCGGCAGGACCGGTCGGGCTCGCAATGGCTGCGCCGGCAACGGCATTCGGAGCTGCTGCAATCACCGGTGGCCTTGCAGCATTCGGGCCTGGCGGGATGGTCGGCGGTCTCGCGATGCTCGGCGGTTTGGCCTCGACTGGCGCCGCGGTCGCCGCTACAGCGGCCGCAGGTGGCGGCGCCCCCGATCAGCCGATCACAGATTCCACCACGTTGATCCTGCGAGTATCCACCGAACATGCACACAAAATGCTCGGACTCCCCTACGACGAATCACTGTGGTACCAATTGGCGGATGTCGAGACGAAACTCTCCGCACGGATCAACCGCCTGACGGCGTTCAGCGATCCGAAGTCCGGGCAGTTGAGTCAGTTGCAGGCGGCGAAGTCGACAATCACGAAACTGATGGCATTCATGCTCGATCGAGGATTGGCGCCGCGAGCCATCGAATCAGCGACCGCGGAGAAGGCCCTTGTAGACAAGGAACTGTCCTCGACCGACAAGGAACTGATCGACTTCTCGGCGTTGACTTGA